The proteins below are encoded in one region of Helianthus annuus cultivar XRQ/B chromosome 2, HanXRQr2.0-SUNRISE, whole genome shotgun sequence:
- the LOC110921369 gene encoding AT-hook motif nuclear-localized protein 24, which translates to MDPASAHSLPPPFHTRNFNLHQFQQPNSEDEHSGTSGLNMGGHKREREEKSNDEMMNNSGGGGSSEGKEGDMGRRPRGRPSGSKNKPKPPIIITRDSANALRTHVMEVSDGCDVMDSISTFARRRQRGVCIISGTGTVTNVTLRQPASPGSVLTLHGRFEILSLSGSFLPPPAPPAATGLTIYLAGGQGQVVGGSVVGALLAAGPVVIMAASFSNAAYERLPLEDEESTLPVPGGSLGSPGAITPQPSQQQQLMSDPSLFQGMPPNLLNSIQLPNDGYWSNNGSSRPSF; encoded by the coding sequence ATGGATCCGGCCTCAGCTCACTCTCTCCCACCTCCATTTCATACACGAAACTTCAACTTGCACCAGTTTCAACAACCGAATTCCGAAGACGAACATAGCGGCACAAGTGGTCTCAACATGGGCGGTCATAAACGCGAGCGCGAAGAAAAGAGCAACGACGAGATGATGAACAATAGCGGCGGTGGTGGCAGCAGTGAAGGAAAAGAAGGAGATATGGGAAGAAGACCCCGCGGACGTCCATCCGGATCCAAAAACAAACCCAAACCTCCGATTATAATCACTCGAGACAGCGCAAACGCACTTCGAACACATGTCATGGAGGTATCCGACGGCTGTGATGTGATGGACAGCATCAGCACCTTCGCACGCCGCCGTCAACGTGGCGTTTGCATCATAAGCGGGACCGGGACAGTCACAAACGTCACCCTACGACAACCGGCATCTCCAGGATCGGTTCTGACATTACACGGGAGGTTTGAGATCTTGTCTTTGTCAGGATCTTTCCTCCCGCCCCCGGCCCCGCCTGCTGCCACCGGCTTGACCATTTACTTAGCTGGTGGTCAAGGCCAGGTAGTAGGTGGGAGTGTGGTGGGAGCGCTCCTAGCGGCGGGGCCGGTTGTCATCATGGCAGCGTCATTTAGCAACGCTGCCTATGAACGACTCCCTCTTGAGGATGAAGAAAGTACTTTGCCTGTTCCCGGAGGCTCGCTTGGATCTCCGGGAGCCATCACACCACAACcatcacaacaacaacaattgaTGTCTGATCCATCGCTATTTCAAGGCATGCCACCAAATCTACTCAACTCAATTCAGTTACCAAACGATGGTTATTGGAGTAACAATGGTAGCAGTCGCCCGTCGTTTTAA